One part of the Amphiura filiformis chromosome 5, Afil_fr2py, whole genome shotgun sequence genome encodes these proteins:
- the LOC140152088 gene encoding neuropeptide receptor npr-1-like → MSEESLPLFSYDILNIVFNSLLFLVGIPGNCLIIRVYVVKKNNSSARIFIIGLAINDLLLCLIRPLHIFDNLPIANELADVSAFYCKMRCQFMLLFISVFITACIALDRYYAVCRPFDGVITANKAKYAIAVCIILPVLVRGPWIFCNGLVRESPTGASGKDFNCIVIASDEYYYSSLFLCYSAVVGSQIIATVFCVKIIFTLRSQRSKIRPVFNSAIEPSTVSSSVAQPSASVNATGITNNSQRDVGEQGAGETSVIQSRPKDAYSKTTKMLLLTTICFILFWFPCGIFYLIPPDIINKDNFKDSPGLAAIIRFLSEDFFLINIVINPLLYSLVNKRFRDESKDVIRKVFCRDSNFP, encoded by the coding sequence ATGTCTGAAGAAAGTTTACCCTTATTTTCATATGACATTTTGAATATTGTATTCAATTCTTTGTTATTTCTGGTTGGTATACCAGGCAACTGTCTCATCATTCGAGTATATGTCGTGAAGAAAAACAATTCAAGTGCGCGGATATTCATCATAGGTTTGGCAATTAATGACTTGCTACTCTGCCTAATTCGACCTCTTCACATCTTTGACAACCTTCCCATCGCAAATGAATTGGCAGACGTGAGCGCCTTTTATTGTAAAATGCGATGTCAGTTTATGTTgctatttatttcagttttcatAACAGCATGTATCGCATTAGATAGATATTATGCAGTCTGTCGTCCATTCGACGGAGTTATCACTGCTAATAAAGCTAAATATGCTATTgctgtgtgcattattttgcctGTTCTGGTTCGCGGACCGTGGATTTTCTGTAACGGATTGGTAAGAGAGTCTCCAACAGGCGCATCAGGAAAGGACTTTAATTGTATAGTAATTGCTTCTGATGAATATTACTACTCCTCACTCTTTTTGTGCTACTCGGCTGTTGTTGGCTCACAAATTATTGCAACTGTTTTCTGTGTGAAAATTATATTTACGCTTCGATCACAGCGATCCAAAATTCGTCCAGTCTTTAATTCTGCAATAGAACCATCAACAGTGTCATCAAGCGTAGCTCAACCATCTGCAAGTGTCAATGCGACTGGGATAACAAATAATTCACAGAGGGATGTTGGGGAGCAGGGAGCAGGAGAAACCAGTGTCATCCAATCACGTCCGAAAGATGCTTATAGTAAAACGACAAAAATGCTACTATTGACTACCATATGCTTCATACTCTTCTGGTTCCCATGTGGTATCTTCTACCTTATTCCACCTGATATCATTAACAAAGACAATTTTAAAGATTCACCAGGCTTAGCCGCCATTATTAGGTTTTTAAGTGAAGATTTCTTCCTtataaatattgtaataaatCCTCTTCTTTACAGCTTGGTGAACAAAAGATTCAGAGATGAGAGTAAAGATGTCATTAGAAAGGTATTTTGTCGTGATTCCAACTTTCCATAG